GGTCGGTTCCAGCGAAGCGATGATGTCGACCAGTTTATCCGGGTCCATCTCGTTGATTTCGATGTCGAAGACGTCGATGCCGGCAAATTTCTTGAACAGCACGCCCTTGCCTTCCATCACCGGTTTGGCGGCCAGCGGGCCGATATTGCCCAGTCCCAGCACGGCCGTGCCGTTGGTAATGACGGCCACCAGGTTGCCGCGCGCCGTATATTTATAGGCATTGGCCGGATCGATGACGATTTCTTCGCACGGAGCTGCCACGCCTGGCGAGTAGGCCAGCGCCAGGTCGCGCTGGTTGGTCAGTTGTTTGGTGGGCGTCACGCTGATTTTGCCGGGGCGCGGGCACTCGTGATATTCGAGTGCGGCCAAGCGCAATTGTTGACGCAATTCTTCTTTTTTATCAGATGACGAATCCATGCTGTGCAGCCTTCCTGTTTGGTCGATCGGGTGTTCCGGATTTTATCAGACCAATTCTTTCAATTAGCTAGGTATTTTCCGCTAGCCACAGTCTGATATCACGAAAACGCATAACCTAGCATTGTAAGGCCGTCCGGCGGCACAAACGTCCCCAGCAGTAAAAACTATCGAATTTTAGATTTCAATTAGTTTTTGTGATCATTGGCCGGGAGCACGCCACAGCGGCAGCGCTTCGACGGCGCGCTCGATATCGTCCATGTCATCGGCGCCCAGAGTGGCGTCGAACGCTGCGGACAGGATGCGGCGCATCAGCGCCAGGCGCGTCGTCGCTTGCTCCTCGTCGATGAAGCGCGTCGTTTCCGCGCAATACTGCGCACGGCGCTCGGCATCGGCGCCGTCATCGTCGCCGTCGGGATAATAGTGGCGGCCGATGTGATGCAGCGACTGCAGCAGGAATTCGATCTCGCGCAGGATGCGCAGCGCATCCTCGCCGGACAGCACGATGCGGCCGTTGGCGGGCAGCAGGGAGGGTGGCGCAGCCATATCGTCAGCCATGGTGGTACATCTTTCTCGCGGGGAAAAACCGATAGCCTACGCGATTTTTCCCGCTGGCGACGCCAGCCGCGCCCCCGGCGTGAAGCGCACGGCGATCAGCAGCAGCACCACCACGCCGCCGGCCATCACCATCCACGCCTGGGCCAGGCTGGACGAATGCTGGCGGATCAGGCCGGCGATGAAGGGCATGCTGCTGGCGATGATGTAGCCGCCACCCTGTACAAAACCGAGCAGGGCGCCGGCGCCGGCCGGGTCCGTCACATGGTCCATGCTGACGATCAGCGACAAGGGGAACAAAGCGCCGATGCCGCAACCGAGCAAGACCACGGCGGGAATAGCCAGTTGCGCCGGCGCCACGATCAGGCAAGCCAGGCCGCCCAGCACGGACAACAAGACGGACAGCAGCAGGATGCGGCGGTCGGGAAAGCGGTGGATGACGCTGGAAATCACCAGTCCCGCCAGCACTTCCACCAGGGTCAGGGCGCCGAGCAGCAAGCCGCTGTCGGCCGCGCTCCAGCCCAGTTCCGTATAAAACGGCGGCAGCCAGGCCAGCACCAGCGTGTAGGCGCCCGTGCCGATGCCGAAAAACACCATCAGCAGCCAGGCGCGGCCACTGCCCATGGGCAGGCTCGCGCCCGCGCCGGTAGATATCTCCACGCGCGCGGCCGATGCACGGCGCCACAGCAGGGCGGCCGCCACGGCCGGCAGCGCCCACAGGGCCAGCAGCGCGCTCCAGCCCCAGCTTTGCGCCAGCGGTGAAGCGGACGCGGCGGCAATGGCCGCGCCGCCCATGATGCCGGTCGTATAAAAGCCCATCAACTGGCCCGCCCGCTGGGGGAAATGGCGCTTGATGAAGGCTGGCAGCAAGGCTTGCACCAATGCGATGCCCAGGCCACCCAGGGCCGCCGTGGCAATCAGGCCGCCGCTGCCATGCAAGGGCCAGCGCAGCGCGCAGGCGGCAGCGATGATGGCGATGCCCAGCGAGATGCCACGCGCCACGCCCAGGCGGCGCTGCAGCTGCGCGCCCGCCAGCGCGCACACGCCCATGGCGAACACGGGCACGGTGGTCAGCAAGCCCGCGTCGGCATTGCTGATGCCCGTGCTGGCCTGGATACTGTCGAGCAAGGGCCCGATGGCGGCCAGGATGGGCCGCAAGTTCAAGCCCAGCAGGATGATGGCGGCCACCAGCAGGGCCGAAGACGTTGAAGAAGGGGATACGGCAGGTCGTGCGGATGGCATGGGATAGTCCTTGCCTCGCTGGGAGGCACATGGTTTAATGCGTCATCAAATATGACTCGATGAAAAGTATCTTAGCATAAAGATAGAAATCTATCTTGATGTCGAGATAAATGACTACCCCATGACAACTACCCCGCAAGAACACACGCGCGCGCAATTTGCCGCCGCACAATGGCAGCGTGAATTGCCGCAGATGGATACCGCCGCCATGCAGCTGGTGGGCCAGCTGGGCACGGTGGCGCAGCTGATGGCGCGCGACTGGCTCAACCCGCTGTTTGCCGAACACGGCTTGCAACCGGGCGAGTTCGACGTGCTGGCCACCTTGCGCCGCTCGGGCGCGCCCTACAGCTTGATGCCGACGGCCCTGTACGAGGCAGCCATGCTGTCCTCGGGCGGCATGACCAACCGCATCGACCGGCTGGAAGCGGCCGGCCTGATCGAACGCCAGAAGCACCCGACGGACCGGCGCGGCGTGCTGGTGGCCCTGACGCCGAAGGGATTGGAGTTGATTGACAAGCTGGTGCTGCTGCACGTGGAGAACGAGCGCGCCATGCTGTCGGCGCTCAGCGCCGACGAGCAGCGCCAGCTCGACCAGTTGCTGGCCAAGCTGTTGCAGGGCATGGCGCAGGCGAAGGAAATTTAGGCAAGCAGCTGCGCCAGCTCGCGCAGCGCCGCATTGCCGCGCCGTGCCAGGCGCTGCAGTTCGGCAGGGTCGCGGCTGTCGTACAGGGCCTGGACATGGCCCACGCTGGCCGCGCGCAAGTCGATATCGCTGTCGCGGTCGGGAAGCTGGGCGTCGGCCACGTGCCCCTCGACGAGGGTCAGATAGTAATGCCGGGGCTTGCCGCGCAAGTTGGCGGCAAACTGCAGCACCAGGCCATTCTCAAACAGCAGGGCGCCGCTGCGTCCGCCCTGTTCCAGCAGCACGCGAAACGCCGGCAAGGGCTGCCGCGCCGCGCGCAGGAAACCGGCCAGGTGCACCTGATAGCCGAGGTCCAGGCCATTCGCGCCCAGCTGGCCGCGCTGCAGATACGCCTTGAACGACGCCTGCACAGACCGCTTGCCCCTGCGGAACAGGCGCTCGTCCTCGTACAGGCACAGCTGGCCGCCGTCGCTGATGGCGTCGAAGCCCCACGCCACCAGTTCCTGCGCCTCGAAAGTACTCAAGCCGACGGCTTGCGGGTCGCGCAGCCAGCCGTGATCGAGCCAGGATTGCAGTAAGACGTGAATATCGAGAATGGGCATGACAAGTCGCTCGGCAGTGGAAAAGACCCGTATTGTAGGCCAGCCTATAATAGCCGGGCCAAACCATCACTCAACGCACAGACTACGCCATGGCCCCACACGACGCGCTTTCCGAATTCGACCTGATCAAACACTATTTCGTGCGCCAGCGCACCGGCCGCGCCACCCTGGGCATCGGCGACGATTGCGCGCTGATTACGCCAGCGGCGGGCAAGCAGATCGCCATCTCGTCGGACATGCTGGTCGAGAACCGGCACTTCTTTGCCGGCGCCGACGCCCGCATGCTCGGGCATAAAAGCCTGGCCGTGAATTTGTCCGACCTGGCCGCCATGGGCGCGCGTCCCGTGGCATTCACGTTGGCGCTGGCGCTGCCGCAAGCCGAGCGCAGCTGGCTGGCCGGCTTTGCCGAAGGCCTGTTTGCGCTGGCCGATGCGTTTAATTGCGAACTGATCGGTGGCGACACCACCAAGGGCCCTTTGAATATCTGCATCACCGTCTTTGGCGAACTGGCGCCTGGCCAGGCCCTGCGCCGCAGCGCGGCCGTGGCGGGCGACGACATCTGGGTCAGCGGCACGCTGGGCGACGCGCGCCTGGCGCTGGCCGGCTACCGCGTGGAACAGGAACTGGCGCCAGACGACCTGCTGATGGCCGCCGCGCGCATGCACACGCCCACGCCGCGCGTGGCGCTCGGTTGCGCCCTGGCCGAAGCGGGCCTGGCACATGCGGCCATCGACATTTCCGACGGCCTGGTGGGAGACCTGGGGCACATATTGAAAGCGTCGCAAGTGGGCGCCACCCTCGACGTCGACGCCCTGCCGGCCGGCCCCGTGCTGGCGCGGCAAGACATGCATCTGCGCCGCCGCTACACGGCCGCCGGCGGCGACGATTATGAGCTGTGCTTCACGGCGAGCGCCTCGTCGCGCGACGCCATCGCCGCGCTGGCGGCCAGCTGCGGCACGCCAGTCACCAGGGTCGGACGCATTGAGGCGCACACAGGCTTGCGGCTGGTCGATGCGGCAGGTTTGCCGCTCGATTTGGCGTTGAGTTCTTTCGACCACTTCAGCGATTGAGCTACCGCACCGCCGCCCGCGCCAGCCCCGGCTGGTTCACCATCCAGTAGTGCTGGAAGGCCAGGCGGATGTTGTCGCGCAGCTGGGTGTCGTCCCACGGTTTCGTGTAGAAACGGTAGATGGCGCCGCGGTTGATCGAGTCGAGCACCGCTTCGAGGCCCGTGTAGCCGGACAGGATGATGCGGATGGTTTCCGGGTACAGCTCCTTCACCTTGCTGAGGAACTCCGTGCCGCTCATGCTCGGCATGCGCTGGTCGCAGACGATCACGTGCACCCGGTGCAGGGCCAGCATTTCAAACCCTTCGGCCGGCGTGCTGGCCGTGAGAATCTGGTAGCCCTCGGAGCGGAACAAACGGTGCAGCGACGACAGCACGTTGACGTCGTCGTCGACGATGAGCAGCGTCTGCGCGGGCTGGGCGGCGGGATCGTGGCCGGGCGGCAGGCCGGCGCCGGCGGCGATCATCTGCCCCAGTTCCAGCGCCGGCAGGGCGCGGCTGAAATAAAAGCCCTGGATCTCGTCGCAGCGGTTGCGCCGCAGGTATTCGAGCTGCGGGCGCGACTCCACGCCCTCGGCCACCACGCTCAGTTTCAGGCTGTGCGCCATGCTGACGATGGCCAGCGCGATGGCCGCGTCGTTCGGGTTGCTGGTGATGTTGCGCACGAAGGCGATGTCGATTTTCAGCTTGTCGATGGGGAAACGCTGCAGATACGCGAGGCTCGAATAACCGGTGCCGAAATCGTCGATGGCCACCTTGACGCCGATTTTTTTCAGTTTGCCCAGCACGACGATGGTGCGCTCGGCGTTCGACATCAGCGCCGTTTCCGTCAGTTCCAGCTCCAGTAATTCCGGCGCTACATTGTGCTGCGCCAGCGCGCGCGTCACTTCGCCTTCCAGGTCGCCTTCGGCAAACTGGCGGCTCGACACATTCACAGCCACGTGCACGGGCCCCACTTCGCTGTCGCGCCACTCGGCGATCTGGCGGCAGGCGGCATGGATCACCCAGGCGCCCACGCGCACGATCAGGCCCGTGTCTTCCAGCACCGGCACGAATTCGGCCGGCGCCACCAGGCCGTAGCCGGGACGGCGCCAGCGCAGCAGCGCTTCCACGCCGCTGATGCGGCCCGTGCGCAAGTCCACCTTGGGCTGGTAGTAGAGGATGAACTGATCGTGTTCGAGCGCATGGCGCAGCGCCAGTTCCAGGTCCAGGCGCGCCAGTACCTGCACGTTCATGCCGGCCGTGAAAAAGCGATAGCCATCGCGCCCCGCCTGCTTGGCGCCGCCCATGGCCGTATTCGCGTACTTGATCAGCGTTTCCGGATCGGTGGCGTCGTCCGGATACATGGCGATGCCGATGCTGGCCGTCAGGGTGGCCGCATGGCCGCGCAAGTCGAACGGCGCGCGCAAGGCTTCGCGCACCTGGTTCGCTACCGCCACGGCTTCCTGCTGGTTGCGGCTCATGGTCAGTATCAGCGCAAATTCGTCGTTGCCCAGGCGCCCCACCGTGTCGCGCAGGCGCACGCAT
Above is a genomic segment from Janthinobacterium sp. 64 containing:
- a CDS encoding MFS transporter, which translates into the protein MPSARPAVSPSSTSSALLVAAIILLGLNLRPILAAIGPLLDSIQASTGISNADAGLLTTVPVFAMGVCALAGAQLQRRLGVARGISLGIAIIAAACALRWPLHGSGGLIATAALGGLGIALVQALLPAFIKRHFPQRAGQLMGFYTTGIMGGAAIAAASASPLAQSWGWSALLALWALPAVAAALLWRRASAARVEISTGAGASLPMGSGRAWLLMVFFGIGTGAYTLVLAWLPPFYTELGWSAADSGLLLGALTLVEVLAGLVISSVIHRFPDRRILLLSVLLSVLGGLACLIVAPAQLAIPAVVLLGCGIGALFPLSLIVSMDHVTDPAGAGALLGFVQGGGYIIASSMPFIAGLIRQHSSSLAQAWMVMAGGVVVLLLIAVRFTPGARLASPAGKIA
- a CDS encoding MarR family winged helix-turn-helix transcriptional regulator, translating into MTTTPQEHTRAQFAAAQWQRELPQMDTAAMQLVGQLGTVAQLMARDWLNPLFAEHGLQPGEFDVLATLRRSGAPYSLMPTALYEAAMLSSGGMTNRIDRLEAAGLIERQKHPTDRRGVLVALTPKGLELIDKLVLLHVENERAMLSALSADEQRQLDQLLAKLLQGMAQAKEI
- the thiL gene encoding thiamine-phosphate kinase — translated: MAPHDALSEFDLIKHYFVRQRTGRATLGIGDDCALITPAAGKQIAISSDMLVENRHFFAGADARMLGHKSLAVNLSDLAAMGARPVAFTLALALPQAERSWLAGFAEGLFALADAFNCELIGGDTTKGPLNICITVFGELAPGQALRRSAAVAGDDIWVSGTLGDARLALAGYRVEQELAPDDLLMAAARMHTPTPRVALGCALAEAGLAHAAIDISDGLVGDLGHILKASQVGATLDVDALPAGPVLARQDMHLRRRYTAAGGDDYELCFTASASSRDAIAALAASCGTPVTRVGRIEAHTGLRLVDAAGLPLDLALSSFDHFSD
- a CDS encoding EAL domain-containing protein — encoded protein: MISQADIYAAKILIVDDQEVNLRLLEHLLGSGGYSAISSTLDARAVAGLHQRHQFDLIILDLVMPGMSGYDVMDALRPLELEGYLPVLVIAADPDAKLAALEAGARDFISKPFDALEVLTRIRNMLEVRLLHRAARHYNTLLERTVGQRTAELQRFRGAMDATTDAIFLVDVLGMTLVDVNDGACRLLGYARAELLALAPGTLLPSPPAPPLAALPGGPAHLATEVTECELLRRDLSPVPVELGWHWYAQAPVGGGQSTGGLLLIAVARDISERRQAQERLKHLAHYDGLTGLPNRSLFYQTLAQAVELAQEKSWRIVVLFIALDRFKSINDTLGAALGDELLRQFSNRLVECVRLRDTVGRLGNDEFALILTMSRNQQEAVAVANQVREALRAPFDLRGHAATLTASIGIAMYPDDATDPETLIKYANTAMGGAKQAGRDGYRFFTAGMNVQVLARLDLELALRHALEHDQFILYYQPKVDLRTGRISGVEALLRWRRPGYGLVAPAEFVPVLEDTGLIVRVGAWVIHAACRQIAEWRDSEVGPVHVAVNVSSRQFAEGDLEGEVTRALAQHNVAPELLELELTETALMSNAERTIVVLGKLKKIGVKVAIDDFGTGYSSLAYLQRFPIDKLKIDIAFVRNITSNPNDAAIALAIVSMAHSLKLSVVAEGVESRPQLEYLRRNRCDEIQGFYFSRALPALELGQMIAAGAGLPPGHDPAAQPAQTLLIVDDDVNVLSSLHRLFRSEGYQILTASTPAEGFEMLALHRVHVIVCDQRMPSMSGTEFLSKVKELYPETIRIILSGYTGLEAVLDSINRGAIYRFYTKPWDDTQLRDNIRLAFQHYWMVNQPGLARAAVR